One Oscillospiraceae bacterium DNA segment encodes these proteins:
- a CDS encoding DeoR/GlpR transcriptional regulator, which translates to MNYDRQETIKRLLNENNIVYLKDLEKLFPDVSSMTLRRDIEKLEFQGIAQKIRGGAKRTVFDSSSAHEPAYSHRATVNMDIKTRLARNAVKFIESGRAVFLDSGTTTMELAKLLPDIKLSILTTGPNIAIEASKRYSTTVNMVGGTINSNNCAVSGMQALSFIKSINIDIAFTTPSGYSQSGGFTVGNYADCEVKRAIIKKANKVVMLMSSDKLDKSLPFTFATLKDIDVLITDGVLEESILKTAERSGIEIIRV; encoded by the coding sequence ATGAATTACGACAGACAGGAAACAATTAAAAGACTTCTCAACGAAAATAACATCGTTTATTTAAAAGATCTTGAAAAACTTTTTCCTGATGTTTCTTCAATGACTTTACGCCGTGATATAGAAAAATTGGAATTTCAGGGTATTGCACAAAAAATACGTGGCGGTGCTAAGCGTACCGTGTTTGATTCTTCTTCTGCTCACGAACCTGCGTATTCTCACCGTGCAACCGTAAATATGGATATTAAAACAAGGCTTGCAAGAAATGCTGTTAAATTTATAGAGTCCGGCAGAGCTGTGTTTTTAGATTCCGGTACTACCACTATGGAGCTTGCTAAGCTGTTACCGGATATTAAGCTTTCTATTCTGACTACAGGTCCCAATATTGCAATAGAAGCTTCTAAAAGATACAGTACTACTGTTAATATGGTGGGCGGAACTATAAATTCTAACAACTGTGCCGTTTCCGGTATGCAAGCCCTTTCTTTTATTAAGAGCATAAATATTGACATTGCCTTTACTACTCCTTCGGGATATTCCCAAAGCGGTGGTTTTACTGTTGGTAATTATGCTGATTGTGAAGTAAAACGGGCAATAATAAAAAAAGCAAATAAAGTTGTTATGCTTATGAGTTCCGATAAGCTTGACAAGTCTTTACCCTTTACCTTTGCTACCCTCAAGGATATCGACGTTCTTATTACAGACGGTGTTCTTGAAGAAAGTATACTCAAAACTGCCGAACGTTCCGGCATTGAGATAATAAGAGTTTAA
- a CDS encoding 50S ribosomal protein L9: protein MKVILQQDVKGQGKKGQLINVSDGYARNFLLPKGLAVEANAQNVTVMNSQKAAQDYRLSEEKKAALELKAKIEKISLELHAKAGAGGRLFGAVTSKEIAEALKKVHNIDIDKRKISLDEPIKAFGGYNAEIKIYTDVVAKMKVNVIE, encoded by the coding sequence ATGAAAGTTATTTTACAACAAGATGTTAAAGGTCAAGGAAAAAAAGGTCAGCTTATAAATGTATCTGACGGTTATGCACGCAATTTTCTTTTACCTAAGGGCCTTGCAGTTGAAGCAAACGCACAGAATGTTACTGTAATGAATTCTCAGAAGGCCGCTCAGGACTACAGATTAAGCGAAGAAAAGAAAGCAGCTCTTGAGCTTAAAGCTAAAATAGAAAAGATTTCTCTTGAGCTTCACGCAAAAGCAGGTGCAGGCGGAAGACTTTTCGGTGCTGTTACATCAAAAGAAATTGCAGAAGCTTTGAAAAAGGTACACAATATTGATATAGACAAAAGAAAGATATCTCTTGACGAGCCTATAAAGGCATTTGGCGGCTACAATGCCGAAATTAAAATTTATACCGATGTTGTTGCAAAAATGAAGGTAAACGTTATTGAATAA
- the polA gene encoding DNA polymerase I, protein MKLVVFDANSVINRAFYGIRPLTNSEGLSTNAIYGFLNVLLKSISEHKPDYIVCAFDLKAPTFRHKMYSEYKATRKPMADELAQQFPVIKQLLNAMNITILEKEGYEADDIIGTVARICSEEKVQCIIVTGDRDDLQLVDENVTVYLSSGKSENTIYDTKAVIEKYGVEPKALIDVKALMGDSSDNIPGVAGIGEKTALSLIAQHGSIENIYDKIDELEIKEGVRTKLKNDKEMAFLSKKLGMIDCYVPIDSSLSSYDLREYNAQELTALLKRLEFNSFLERIFKDNEPEIKQVESICVKEGQQIKLIDGNLYIYIDDEFFYFKDEKEIVKIPKLPVCQELKQMLEDNKIKKYSNNLKALYKYCAENEVVMENALFDAMIAAYLLNPSESTYNAEILCNRYANVSISNEYELIFYLPEISQNMIKALQEASMLSLYNDIEVPLTQVLAYMEFYGFEVDKEALSAFSQELTEKCQQLTEQIYNLAGQEFNINSTKQLGEILFDVLELPVIRKTKTGYSTDAEVLAKLRGYHPIIDCITEYRMLTKLKSTYADGLLKVISDDSRIHSVFNQTVTQTGRISSTEPNLQNIPVRHEMGANIRKMFVAKEGYTLVDADYSQIELRVLAHIADDEEMIEAFKNDEDIHRKTASEVFKIMPELVTPLMRTRAKAVNFGIVYGIGDYSLSQDLHISRKEARKYIDDYLDFYKNVKKYMSDTVENATREGYVTTIFGRRRYIPELAVSNKNIQAFGQRVAMNTPIQGTAADIIKIAMVRVFDALRKEKLQARLILQVHDELIIECPENEKEIVKALLKREMENAAKLNVPLSVDVNSADTWYKCKG, encoded by the coding sequence ATGAAACTTGTAGTTTTTGATGCAAACAGTGTAATTAACAGAGCTTTTTACGGAATACGTCCTTTGACTAACAGTGAAGGACTTTCCACCAATGCAATATATGGTTTTTTAAACGTATTGTTAAAGAGTATTTCTGAGCATAAGCCGGACTATATTGTCTGTGCTTTTGATTTGAAAGCGCCTACCTTCAGACATAAGATGTATTCTGAATATAAGGCTACAAGAAAGCCTATGGCAGATGAGCTTGCACAACAGTTTCCTGTAATTAAACAGCTTTTAAATGCTATGAATATAACTATTCTTGAAAAAGAAGGCTATGAGGCAGACGATATTATAGGTACAGTTGCAAGAATATGCAGTGAGGAAAAGGTGCAGTGTATAATTGTTACCGGAGACCGTGATGATTTACAGCTTGTTGATGAAAATGTAACTGTATATCTCTCAAGCGGAAAAAGTGAAAATACTATATATGATACAAAAGCTGTAATTGAAAAGTACGGTGTTGAGCCCAAAGCGCTTATTGATGTTAAAGCGCTTATGGGAGATAGCTCTGACAATATTCCGGGAGTTGCGGGTATAGGTGAAAAAACAGCGTTATCTCTTATAGCTCAACATGGAAGCATTGAAAATATTTATGATAAAATAGATGAGCTTGAAATAAAAGAAGGCGTACGAACAAAGCTGAAAAATGATAAAGAAATGGCATTTTTGTCAAAGAAGCTGGGAATGATTGACTGCTATGTGCCTATTGACAGCTCTCTAAGCTCTTATGATTTACGTGAATATAATGCACAGGAATTGACAGCTCTCTTAAAAAGATTGGAATTTAATTCGTTTTTGGAAAGAATTTTTAAGGATAATGAGCCTGAAATTAAGCAAGTGGAAAGTATATGCGTAAAAGAAGGACAGCAAATAAAGCTTATTGACGGAAATCTTTATATTTATATTGATGATGAATTTTTCTATTTTAAAGATGAGAAGGAAATTGTAAAAATTCCTAAGCTTCCTGTTTGTCAAGAGCTTAAACAAATGCTGGAAGATAATAAAATAAAGAAGTATTCTAACAATTTAAAAGCATTGTATAAATATTGTGCTGAAAATGAAGTTGTTATGGAAAACGCTCTTTTTGACGCTATGATTGCGGCATATCTCTTAAATCCGTCTGAAAGCACATACAATGCAGAAATATTATGCAACCGTTATGCGAACGTTTCGATTTCAAATGAATATGAACTAATATTTTATTTGCCCGAAATATCGCAAAATATGATAAAGGCTTTACAAGAAGCTTCAATGCTTTCTCTTTATAATGATATAGAGGTCCCTCTGACACAGGTTTTAGCTTATATGGAGTTCTATGGATTTGAAGTGGACAAAGAAGCGTTGAGTGCTTTTTCACAAGAGCTTACAGAAAAATGTCAGCAGCTTACAGAGCAGATTTATAATCTTGCAGGTCAGGAATTTAACATCAATTCAACAAAGCAACTTGGCGAAATACTTTTCGATGTTCTTGAATTACCTGTAATAAGAAAAACAAAAACAGGCTATTCCACCGATGCAGAGGTGTTGGCAAAGCTAAGAGGATATCATCCTATAATAGACTGTATAACAGAATACAGAATGTTGACAAAGCTTAAGTCAACCTACGCAGACGGTCTTTTAAAAGTTATTTCCGATGATTCAAGAATACATTCCGTATTTAATCAGACTGTTACTCAAACAGGAAGAATAAGCAGTACAGAGCCTAATTTGCAAAATATTCCCGTAAGACACGAAATGGGCGCAAATATCAGAAAAATGTTTGTAGCAAAAGAAGGGTATACCTTAGTTGATGCTGACTATTCTCAAATAGAGCTACGTGTGCTTGCACATATAGCAGATGACGAAGAAATGATAGAAGCTTTTAAAAATGATGAAGATATTCACCGCAAAACAGCTTCTGAGGTCTTTAAAATAATGCCTGAGCTTGTAACTCCTTTGATGCGTACAAGAGCGAAAGCGGTAAATTTCGGAATAGTTTACGGAATAGGGGATTACTCACTTTCTCAGGATTTGCATATTTCAAGAAAAGAAGCAAGAAAGTATATAGACGATTATTTAGACTTTTATAAAAATGTAAAAAAATATATGTCAGATACAGTTGAAAATGCAACAAGAGAGGGATATGTAACAACTATTTTCGGCCGTCGCCGTTATATACCTGAACTCGCAGTTTCCAATAAAAATATACAAGCCTTTGGACAGAGAGTGGCTATGAATACCCCCATTCAGGGAACAGCGGCGGATATTATAAAAATTGCTATGGTGCGCGTATTTGATGCTTTGAGAAAAGAAAAGCTTCAAGCAAGACTTATTTTGCAGGTACACGATGAGCTTATAATAGAGTGTCCCGAAAATGAAAAAGAAATTGTTAAAGCTTTGCTAAAAAGAGAAATGGAAAACGCAGCAAAATTAAATGTACCTCTGAGTGTAGATGTAAACAGCGCAGATACTTGGTATAAATGCAAGGGATAA
- a CDS encoding M56 family metallopeptidase gives MSGFFLTVVNMSISASWTLLAVLLLRILFTKTPKWITVLLWGVVAVRLICPFSIESAISLIPSAETISYEIMMDKTPTVNSGFPVINNFINPVINESFAPNPSNSINPLQILIPVLSIVFIAGIALMLGFTVISYLRVKIKLGTAVLLRDNIFQSENVASPFVLGIIKPKIYLPFNINEKDIGHVIAHEKAHIRRKDYLWKPLGFLILTLHWFNPLMWLGYVLLCRDIELACDEKVIKDFDNEQKADYSQALLTCSVNRRMISVCPLAFGEVGVKDRVKSVVKYKKPAFWIVAVAVALSIVFAICFLTNPAHNKIKNIENMLLSQTVEETVNVMYSNDGHTYSALNGFSKDYLKELVDINISNREISKNRSEDREGKYIIVLRTEKDTEPTIYSHIKGVCICFNSDFSEVWVNDGVKPTLSYKVINPKKAKGIYEKIADYDYYSAKFFWAYSPMLSYTGHYAKAFLFDLDYTHIEATCTYGEMWNLDAKGQPKAKTLQFEKGQCVYWSPEEAVAEKIPKISKVEFSVYDGNNKIYSSTVIFECISRVLSSAEFEIYIEKSNGLFLVQKDGAMCFVEKKNSSVSNIGGVDATDVKIF, from the coding sequence ATGAGCGGATTTTTCTTAACTGTTGTGAATATGAGCATATCGGCAAGCTGGACCTTGCTTGCTGTATTGCTTTTGCGAATACTTTTCACAAAAACTCCTAAATGGATTACGGTACTCCTTTGGGGTGTTGTTGCTGTCAGACTGATTTGCCCGTTTTCTATTGAGAGCGCAATTAGTCTTATACCAAGTGCAGAAACAATCAGCTACGAGATAATGATGGATAAAACACCCACTGTAAATTCGGGGTTTCCTGTCATAAATAATTTTATTAATCCTGTAATTAATGAGTCTTTTGCTCCTAATCCCAGTAACAGCATTAATCCTTTGCAAATTTTAATTCCTGTTCTGTCAATTGTTTTTATTGCAGGAATTGCTTTAATGCTTGGCTTTACAGTTATCAGCTATTTACGTGTAAAAATAAAATTAGGTACTGCGGTTCTTCTTCGTGATAATATCTTTCAAAGTGAAAATGTAGCTTCTCCCTTCGTACTTGGAATTATAAAGCCGAAAATTTATCTGCCGTTCAATATAAATGAGAAGGACATAGGGCATGTTATCGCTCACGAAAAAGCACACATTCGTCGTAAAGATTATTTATGGAAACCGCTTGGCTTTTTGATTCTCACACTCCATTGGTTTAATCCTTTGATGTGGCTTGGATATGTTTTGCTTTGTCGAGATATTGAGCTTGCTTGTGATGAAAAAGTTATTAAAGACTTTGATAATGAACAAAAAGCAGATTATTCTCAGGCGCTTTTAACTTGCAGCGTGAATAGACGTATGATTTCCGTATGTCCTCTTGCATTTGGTGAGGTTGGAGTGAAGGACAGAGTAAAATCTGTAGTTAAATATAAGAAACCTGCATTTTGGATTGTTGCTGTTGCTGTTGCTTTAAGCATTGTATTTGCCATATGCTTTCTCACAAATCCCGCACACAACAAAATTAAAAACATAGAAAATATGTTGTTATCGCAAACGGTAGAGGAAACTGTTAATGTTATGTATTCTAACGACGGACATACTTATAGCGCCCTTAACGGATTTAGTAAAGATTATTTGAAAGAGCTTGTCGATATAAATATTTCTAATAGGGAAATATCAAAAAATCGCAGTGAAGACAGAGAAGGCAAATATATCATTGTTCTTAGAACAGAAAAAGATACCGAGCCTACTATTTATTCACATATCAAGGGTGTATGTATTTGCTTTAATTCTGATTTTTCTGAGGTTTGGGTTAATGACGGCGTTAAACCTACGCTGAGTTATAAAGTAATAAATCCCAAAAAGGCAAAAGGAATTTATGAAAAGATAGCTGATTATGATTATTATTCTGCAAAATTCTTTTGGGCTTATTCTCCTATGCTAAGTTATACCGGGCACTATGCAAAAGCCTTTCTTTTTGATTTGGATTATACCCATATAGAAGCTACCTGCACATATGGTGAAATGTGGAACCTTGATGCTAAGGGACAACCTAAAGCTAAAACACTGCAATTTGAAAAAGGTCAATGTGTTTATTGGTCACCTGAGGAAGCAGTTGCTGAAAAAATTCCTAAAATATCAAAAGTGGAATTTTCTGTATATGACGGCAATAATAAAATATATTCTTCTACTGTTATTTTTGAATGTATTTCACGGGTTTTAAGTTCTGCTGAATTTGAAATATATATTGAAAAATCAAATGGATTGTTCCTTGTTCAAAAAGACGGTGCGATGTGTTTTGTTGAAAAGAAAAACAGCTCTGTTTCCAATATTGGCGGTGTTGATGCAACTGATGTAAAAATATTTTAA
- the dnaB gene encoding replicative DNA helicase, with protein MDDLRKLPYSLEAEQSVIGSILIDSDCIGDVFSICQASDFYVEAHRDIIDCIFSMNNKGEAIDIVTLLAALVENGVYSEETGKEYLYSIAQSVPTAKNVKVYAEIVAQKAVLRGLIKASNDISEICYDQSGDVSHIVDTAEQKIFNITSSRNSKEFVSLTSAVISTLDRLHKMQGEDRDEYLGIKTHFSALDNEISGLHNSDLIILAARPGMGKTSFALNIAQNVATKSNKKVVIFSLEMSTEQLAERMLCSEALVDSKKLRTGNLNDSDWDKLADAAGALCRAKILLDDSTDVSVSEMKSKLRRVKNLGLVIIDYLQLMGGGSKSGNRVQEVSEISRSLKVMAKELNVPVITLSQLARGPESRTDKRPMLSDLRESGSIEQDADSVWFLYRDDYYNKNSETKNLCECIIAKNRHGGTGKVDLQWIGEFTRFTSKEKWLDEGSSKSGSRS; from the coding sequence ATGGACGATTTGAGAAAACTGCCATACAGTCTTGAAGCAGAGCAATCTGTTATTGGCTCTATACTTATAGATTCCGATTGCATCGGAGACGTTTTTTCTATCTGCCAGGCTTCTGATTTTTACGTTGAAGCTCACAGAGATATTATTGACTGTATTTTCTCTATGAACAACAAAGGCGAAGCCATAGACATTGTAACTTTGCTTGCTGCTCTTGTGGAAAACGGTGTTTACAGTGAGGAAACAGGAAAAGAATATCTTTATTCTATAGCTCAAAGTGTTCCCACTGCTAAAAACGTTAAAGTTTATGCTGAAATTGTTGCTCAAAAAGCTGTATTGAGAGGACTTATTAAAGCATCTAACGATATAAGTGAAATATGCTATGACCAATCGGGTGATGTAAGTCATATAGTTGATACTGCAGAGCAAAAGATTTTCAACATAACCTCAAGCAGAAATTCTAAAGAATTTGTATCTCTTACCTCTGCTGTCATTTCTACTCTTGACAGGCTTCACAAGATGCAAGGAGAAGACAGAGATGAATATTTAGGAATAAAAACACATTTTTCTGCTCTTGATAATGAAATTTCCGGTCTTCACAACTCCGACCTTATAATTTTAGCGGCACGTCCCGGTATGGGAAAAACGAGCTTTGCTCTCAATATTGCTCAAAATGTTGCCACAAAGTCCAATAAAAAAGTCGTTATTTTCTCTTTGGAAATGTCCACAGAGCAATTGGCTGAAAGAATGCTTTGCTCTGAGGCTTTAGTTGACAGTAAAAAGCTCAGAACAGGAAATCTAAACGATTCCGATTGGGATAAACTTGCAGATGCTGCAGGAGCTTTATGCCGTGCGAAAATACTTTTAGACGACTCTACCGATGTAAGCGTAAGCGAAATGAAATCAAAGCTACGCCGTGTTAAAAATCTCGGTCTTGTTATTATCGACTATTTACAGCTTATGGGCGGAGGCTCAAAAAGCGGGAACAGAGTACAAGAGGTTTCTGAGATTTCACGTTCTCTTAAGGTTATGGCTAAAGAGCTTAACGTTCCTGTTATTACCCTCTCTCAGCTTGCCAGAGGTCCTGAATCAAGAACCGACAAACGTCCTATGCTAAGCGACCTTCGTGAATCCGGTTCAATAGAGCAGGATGCCGATTCAGTATGGTTTTTATACCGTGATGATTATTATAACAAAAACAGTGAAACTAAAAATCTCTGTGAATGTATAATTGCCAAAAACCGTCACGGCGGAACCGGAAAGGTTGACCTTCAGTGGATAGGAGAATTTACAAGATTTACCTCAAAGGAGAAATGGCTTGATGAAGGTTCAAGCAAATCCGGCTCTCGAAGCTAA
- a CDS encoding BlaI/MecI/CopY family transcriptional regulator, with the protein MDTPKVFESEYRFCLILWENEPVKSSKLVELCKEQLGWKPTTTYTVIKRLSERGVLKNENTVVTSLVTKDEVQAAQLNEMVEKTFEGSLPAFIAAFTKHQKLTDKEIDTVQQMIDSFRKGKSK; encoded by the coding sequence ATGGATACACCAAAGGTGTTTGAAAGTGAATATCGTTTTTGTTTGATTTTATGGGAGAATGAACCCGTTAAAAGCAGTAAGCTTGTAGAGCTTTGCAAAGAGCAACTCGGTTGGAAACCTACCACTACATACACCGTTATTAAACGCTTGTCTGAGCGTGGTGTGTTAAAAAATGAAAATACCGTGGTTACTTCGCTTGTAACCAAGGATGAAGTGCAAGCGGCACAACTGAATGAAATGGTAGAGAAAACCTTTGAGGGTTCATTGCCGGCATTTATAGCAGCATTTACAAAGCATCAAAAGTTAACCGATAAAGAGATTGATACGGTTCAGCAAATGATAGATAGCTTTAGGAAAGGAAAATCAAAATGA
- the hflB gene encoding ATP-dependent zinc metalloprotease FtsH, with amino-acid sequence MIPTAIIIIVFIFLWLFMANQMNGGGKAMSFGKARIKTANNDKSKTTFKDVAGADEEKEELEEIVDFLKNPKKYIDLGARIPKGVLLVGNPGTGKTLLAKAVAGEAGVPFYSISGSDFVELYVGVGASRVRDLFDQAKKSAPSIVFIDEIDAVGRQRGAGLGGGHDEREQTLNQLLVEMDGFGVNEGVIVIAATNRADILDRALLRPGRFDRQIVVAVPDVKGRKAVLEVHARNKKFADGVDLETIARGTTGFTGADLENILNEAALLAARRKKAAIDMQDIEDSIRRVTIGVEKKSRVVSKKDKINTAYHEAGHAIVSKFLKTQDPVHEISIVPRGMAGGYTLYLPHDDKSYMSKNEMSESIVSLLGGRAAETIALDDISTGASNDIERATAISRQMVTKFGMSELGTIAFGSDHDEVFLGRDFTSKTSYSEATASKIDEQIQKIINTAYEKAIEILKENINVLHELSQMLVEKEKITGVEFYALFGEEMPKREESVFNRASEKTTQE; translated from the coding sequence ATGATTCCTACTGCTATAATAATTATTGTTTTTATTTTCCTATGGCTGTTTATGGCAAACCAAATGAACGGCGGGGGCAAAGCTATGAGCTTTGGAAAAGCCCGTATAAAAACAGCCAATAACGATAAAAGCAAAACTACATTTAAAGACGTTGCCGGTGCAGATGAAGAAAAGGAAGAGCTTGAAGAAATAGTTGATTTCCTTAAGAATCCTAAAAAATATATTGATTTAGGCGCAAGAATCCCCAAGGGTGTATTGCTTGTAGGTAACCCCGGAACAGGTAAAACCTTGCTTGCAAAGGCTGTTGCCGGAGAAGCAGGTGTCCCCTTCTATTCCATTTCAGGCTCCGATTTCGTTGAGCTGTATGTCGGTGTAGGCGCTTCCCGTGTTCGTGACCTTTTTGACCAAGCTAAAAAGAGCGCACCCTCCATTGTTTTCATTGACGAAATCGATGCTGTGGGCAGACAGAGAGGCGCAGGTCTCGGCGGCGGTCACGACGAGAGAGAGCAAACTCTTAATCAGCTTTTGGTTGAAATGGACGGTTTCGGTGTTAACGAAGGAGTTATTGTTATTGCCGCAACAAACCGTGCCGATATTCTTGACCGTGCATTACTCCGTCCCGGACGTTTTGACAGACAGATTGTTGTTGCTGTTCCTGACGTTAAAGGAAGAAAAGCAGTTCTTGAGGTTCACGCAAGAAACAAGAAATTTGCAGACGGCGTAGATTTAGAAACAATTGCAAGAGGTACTACAGGCTTTACAGGAGCTGACCTTGAAAACATTCTTAACGAAGCTGCTCTTCTTGCTGCAAGACGTAAGAAGGCTGCTATAGATATGCAGGATATTGAGGACTCTATACGCCGTGTTACAATTGGTGTAGAAAAGAAATCCCGTGTTGTATCAAAGAAAGACAAAATTAATACCGCTTATCACGAAGCAGGTCATGCTATAGTTTCAAAATTCTTAAAAACCCAAGACCCTGTTCACGAAATTTCCATTGTACCAAGAGGTATGGCAGGCGGATATACTCTGTATCTCCCCCACGATGACAAATCATATATGAGCAAAAATGAGATGTCAGAAAGCATTGTTTCCCTTTTGGGCGGACGTGCCGCAGAGACTATTGCTCTTGATGATATTTCTACAGGAGCTTCAAACGATATCGAAAGAGCTACTGCAATTTCACGTCAGATGGTTACAAAATTCGGTATGAGTGAATTGGGCACAATTGCTTTCGGTTCAGACCACGACGAAGTATTCTTAGGAAGAGACTTTACATCTAAGACAAGCTATTCCGAGGCTACTGCTTCTAAGATTGACGAACAAATTCAAAAAATTATCAATACTGCATATGAAAAAGCTATTGAAATTCTTAAAGAAAACATCAATGTTCTTCACGAGCTTTCTCAGATGCTTGTAGAAAAAGAAAAAATTACAGGCGTTGAATTTTACGCTTTATTCGGTGAAGAAATGCCCAAACGTGAAGAATCTGTTTTTAACAGAGCTTCAGAAAAAACAACTCAAGAATAA
- the tilS gene encoding tRNA lysidine(34) synthetase TilS: MKVQANPALEAKKAIEKYNMLDNTSGIVLGLSGGADSVALFHILKNICKEKNIKLFAAHINHMLRDEAAFSDEEFVKKLCAQENIKLFVLRKDISLLAEQTNQGIEECARNVRYEFFNKILADTNSQKIAVAHNSDDCAETLLFNLTRGAGLKGLRGILPVRDNIIRPLLFVKKEDILNYCNKNNFSFVQDMSNFSLDYTRNKLRHNVLPALCDINPEVVSSFSKTASSLSEDYDFIQNTVEEQFNRCYSDSAIDLNIIRSLHPSIAKRCLQKAVFVCSNIEINSKTISNLYNLMKFGETSKKVQISGDFYAIINYGKLLFKHLEESAEEKFEIPVKEGQNILPCGKVFNITKNVNNLEIKNSIDCDKLIGNLKIVNRPICNQGAKSQRFYAYNACGSKSIKKLLIDKKIPAFQRNSLIFLKDDEGIVYIEKIGVAKRVAPSSNSVNIICVKI, translated from the coding sequence ATGAAGGTTCAAGCAAATCCGGCTCTCGAAGCTAAAAAAGCTATTGAAAAATACAATATGTTAGACAACACCTCAGGAATTGTTCTGGGGCTGTCAGGCGGCGCCGACTCGGTTGCGCTTTTTCATATTTTAAAAAATATTTGTAAAGAAAAAAATATAAAGCTTTTTGCGGCACATATTAATCATATGCTTCGTGATGAAGCTGCCTTTTCAGACGAGGAATTTGTAAAAAAGCTTTGCGCACAAGAAAATATAAAGCTTTTTGTTTTAAGAAAAGATATTTCTCTTTTAGCCGAGCAAACAAATCAAGGCATTGAAGAGTGCGCAAGGAATGTCAGATACGAATTTTTTAACAAAATTCTTGCCGATACAAATTCCCAGAAAATCGCAGTTGCGCACAACAGCGACGACTGTGCCGAAACCTTACTTTTCAATCTTACCAGAGGCGCAGGACTTAAGGGCTTAAGAGGAATTTTGCCTGTAAGAGATAATATAATACGTCCGCTTTTATTCGTAAAAAAAGAGGATATATTAAATTATTGTAATAAAAATAATTTTTCTTTTGTTCAGGATATGTCAAACTTTTCTCTTGATTATACAAGAAACAAGCTCAGACACAATGTACTCCCTGCTCTTTGCGATATAAATCCCGAGGTTGTTTCTTCCTTTTCAAAAACTGCAAGCAGTTTAAGTGAAGACTATGACTTTATTCAAAATACTGTAGAAGAACAATTCAATCGCTGTTACTCCGACAGTGCTATTGATTTGAATATTATTCGTTCACTACACCCATCTATTGCAAAAAGGTGTTTACAAAAGGCTGTATTTGTATGTAGCAATATAGAAATAAATTCAAAAACAATCTCAAATTTATACAATCTTATGAAATTTGGAGAAACCTCAAAAAAAGTACAAATCAGCGGAGATTTTTATGCTATAATAAATTACGGTAAGCTTTTATTCAAGCATTTGGAAGAAAGTGCTGAAGAAAAGTTTGAAATTCCCGTTAAAGAAGGGCAAAACATTTTACCTTGCGGAAAAGTTTTTAATATTACAAAAAATGTTAACAATTTAGAAATCAAAAACAGCATAGATTGTGATAAACTTATTGGCAATCTGAAAATTGTAAATAGACCAATTTGCAATCAAGGAGCAAAATCTCAACGCTTTTATGCATATAATGCTTGTGGTTCCAAATCTATAAAAAAGCTTCTTATTGACAAAAAAATTCCTGCTTTTCAGCGCAATTCTCTTATTTTTCTTAAGGATGATGAGGGCATTGTTTATATTGAAAAAATAGGGGTTGCCAAAAGAGTTGCTCCAAGCAGCAATTCTGTTAACATTATCTGTGTAAAAATATAA